In one window of Dokdonia sp. PRO95 DNA:
- a CDS encoding RDD family protein, whose amino-acid sequence MKYDTNLKRRFCAGLIDYVIIYLIAFFLIFLLGKPDLDGTYHLNGLPALVPMLFWLVFTVGFEVFLGGTLGNSIVRLKVLPVSGLQRNLTFGESLKRHLMDPIDMFLFGLVAIIVIGNTEKRQRLGDMWGKTVVVRMNQLIEKD is encoded by the coding sequence TTGAAATACGATACTAATTTAAAACGACGTTTTTGCGCTGGCCTAATTGATTATGTGATAATCTATTTAATTGCTTTTTTTCTAATTTTCTTATTGGGAAAGCCAGATTTAGATGGGACGTATCATCTCAACGGTTTGCCAGCTTTAGTACCTATGTTGTTTTGGCTAGTATTTACTGTAGGTTTTGAAGTCTTTTTAGGTGGCACATTAGGTAATTCTATTGTCAGGTTAAAGGTTCTTCCAGTTAGTGGATTGCAAAGGAACCTTACGTTTGGAGAATCATTAAAAAGACATTTGATGGATCCTATAGATATGTTCTTATTTGGTCTTGTTGCAATTATTGTAATAGGTAATACAGAAAAGCGACAACGTCTAGGTGATATGTGGGGAAAGACGGTCGTAGTGAGAATGAACCAACTTATTGAAAAAGATTAA
- the radA gene encoding DNA repair protein RadA, whose product MAKIKTTFFCQNCGTQHAKWQGQCNACKQWNTIVEEVVQKADKKDWKSETAKVSGLTRTSKPLKIADISTASEARMNTKNGELNRVLGGGLVPGSLTLLGGEPGIGKSTLLLQISLALPYKTLYVSGEESQQQIKMRAERINPESDQCYILTETKTQNIFRHIEEMQPDIVIIDSIQTLHSDHIESTAGSISQIRETTSELIRFAKETATPVILIGHITKDGNIAGPKILEHMVDTVLQFEGDRNHVYRILRAHKNRFGSTSELGIYEMQGSGLREVSNPSEILISKNDEDLSGTAIATTMEGMRPLMIEIQALVSTAVYGTPQRSSTGYNVKRLNMLLAVLEKRAGFKLGAKDVFLNVTGGITVDDPAIDLAVVAAVLSSNVDIPVDKSMCFAAEIGLAGEVRPVNRIEQRIVEAEKLGFTSIVISKYCKIPDTNYHINVIKVAKVHDVVRHLFG is encoded by the coding sequence ATGGCCAAAATAAAAACTACCTTTTTCTGTCAAAACTGTGGCACACAGCATGCCAAATGGCAAGGCCAGTGTAATGCTTGTAAACAATGGAATACCATTGTTGAGGAGGTTGTACAAAAAGCAGACAAAAAGGATTGGAAGTCTGAAACCGCAAAGGTTTCTGGACTTACTCGCACAAGCAAACCACTTAAGATTGCCGATATTTCTACAGCTTCTGAGGCTAGAATGAATACTAAAAATGGCGAACTTAACCGTGTTCTAGGTGGTGGACTAGTACCTGGGTCTCTTACTCTTCTAGGTGGAGAACCTGGAATAGGAAAAAGTACTTTACTACTACAGATATCACTAGCGCTACCTTACAAAACACTCTACGTCTCTGGAGAGGAAAGTCAGCAGCAAATAAAAATGCGTGCTGAGCGCATTAATCCAGAAAGCGACCAGTGTTATATTCTTACAGAGACAAAGACTCAAAATATCTTTAGGCACATAGAAGAGATGCAGCCAGATATTGTAATTATAGACTCTATACAAACGCTACATTCTGATCATATAGAAAGTACCGCTGGGAGTATCTCACAAATACGTGAAACCACTTCAGAGCTGATACGATTTGCTAAGGAAACAGCAACACCTGTGATCCTTATAGGTCATATTACAAAAGATGGGAATATTGCTGGTCCAAAAATTCTTGAACACATGGTAGATACCGTTCTCCAGTTTGAAGGAGATCGCAACCACGTTTATAGAATTTTAAGAGCTCATAAAAACCGTTTTGGGAGCACTAGCGAACTAGGCATCTATGAGATGCAAGGCTCAGGATTGAGAGAAGTGAGTAATCCAAGTGAGATTCTCATTTCAAAGAATGATGAAGACTTGAGCGGGACAGCAATCGCAACCACAATGGAAGGGATGCGACCGCTTATGATAGAGATTCAAGCGCTTGTGAGTACCGCCGTCTATGGAACACCACAACGTAGCTCAACAGGATACAATGTAAAGCGACTCAATATGCTTCTCGCTGTATTAGAAAAACGAGCAGGTTTCAAACTAGGCGCAAAAGATGTTTTTCTCAACGTGACTGGAGGAATCACTGTAGATGATCCTGCTATAGATCTGGCAGTGGTAGCGGCAGTGCTATCGAGCAACGTAGATATCCCCGTAGATAAGTCCATGTGTTTTGCAGCAGAGATAGGTCTCGCAGGAGAAGTACGCCCCGTAAACCGTATTGAACAACGTATTGTAGAGGCAGAAAAACTAGGCTTTACAAGTATTGTGATTTCAAAATATTGCAAGATACCTGATACTAATTATCACATCAATGTGATTAAAGTAGCCAAAGTTCATGATGTCGTGAGACATCTTTTTGGATAA
- a CDS encoding alpha/beta hydrolase-fold protein → MKINLLTLILCVYSVLASSQIDYKEIQSEILGTSRQLKIQLPRNYDENIEKSYPVIVVMDGDYLFEPVAGNVDYYSYWEEMPQVIVVGINQVDSRDDDTFYDDVSNLPSDTGASFFEFLGLEVMPYLDENYRTSTFRIAVGHDMTANFMNYYLMKDPALFQGYISLSPDLAPQMEERLVARLGQAKQKIFYYLATASDDISVLRDPIIQLDAQMKQVQNENVQYNFDNFDGATHYSLVGRAIPKALENMFSIYRPISKKEYKEKILPSESPYNYLIDKYATVKTLFGLDDAIRINDFIATSTALEKKGDWEGLEELGKLARKQYPQTMLGNYYLALSLEKSGEPKKAMRAYQNAFLLEEVSFLTKDLMLERADQIKQDFGY, encoded by the coding sequence ATGAAAATAAACCTACTTACTCTAATACTCTGTGTTTACAGTGTACTAGCTTCTTCTCAAATTGACTACAAAGAGATTCAATCAGAAATTCTAGGCACATCCAGACAGCTTAAAATACAGTTACCTCGCAATTATGATGAGAATATAGAAAAATCATATCCTGTAATTGTAGTTATGGATGGCGATTACTTATTTGAGCCCGTAGCTGGTAATGTAGATTATTATAGCTACTGGGAAGAAATGCCACAAGTAATTGTAGTAGGTATTAATCAAGTAGACAGTAGAGATGATGATACATTTTATGATGATGTAAGCAACCTTCCATCTGATACTGGGGCTTCATTCTTTGAATTTTTAGGCTTAGAAGTAATGCCTTATCTTGATGAAAATTACAGAACTAGTACGTTTAGAATTGCAGTAGGGCATGACATGACCGCAAATTTTATGAATTACTACTTAATGAAAGATCCTGCGCTTTTTCAAGGATACATTTCTTTAAGTCCAGATCTCGCACCACAAATGGAAGAACGCCTTGTTGCTAGATTAGGACAAGCAAAGCAAAAAATATTCTATTACCTAGCAACAGCAAGTGACGATATAAGTGTACTACGCGATCCTATTATTCAACTAGACGCTCAGATGAAACAGGTTCAAAATGAGAATGTTCAATATAATTTTGACAATTTTGACGGAGCAACGCACTACTCACTTGTGGGTCGCGCTATACCAAAGGCATTAGAAAACATGTTTTCTATATATCGCCCTATTAGCAAAAAGGAGTATAAGGAGAAGATACTACCTAGCGAGTCTCCTTATAACTACCTTATAGATAAGTATGCAACGGTAAAAACACTTTTTGGCTTAGATGATGCTATACGCATTAATGATTTTATAGCAACATCTACAGCGCTGGAGAAAAAAGGAGATTGGGAAGGTCTTGAAGAGCTTGGAAAACTTGCTCGCAAGCAATACCCACAAACTATGCTAGGGAACTACTACCTCGCACTATCACTAGAGAAGTCTGGAGAACCTAAGAAGGCAATGCGCGCATATCAAAATGCTTTTTTACTAGAAGAAGTATCATTTCTTACTAAAGATTTAATGCTAGAAAGAGCAGACCAAATCAAACAAGACTTTGGCTATTAA
- a CDS encoding aldo/keto reductase yields MKYTTIPNTDIKVSKICLGSMTWGRQNTEAEGHEQMDYALTQGVNFIDTAEMYSVPFQEKTYGATEKVIGNWLAKNKNRDQIVLASKITGPSPTFASVRDNLGFSKEAIDDALHKSLKRLQTDYLDLYQLHWPERNTNFFGKRGYTHNPDEQWNDNIAEILESLNTYVKQGKIRNIGLSNESPFGLMRFVEEARKGAPKVVTVQNPYNLLNRKDEIGLTEGLHRENVGLLPYSPLGFGQLTGKYLDGYPEDARVTLFPNYNRYHNDNAFEATRRYKKIADEHGLSLTQMALAFVTDRPFVTGNIIGATSMEQLKENIGSANITLSEEVLKAIDEVHAAIPNPAP; encoded by the coding sequence ATGAAATACACAACAATACCAAATACAGATATAAAAGTCTCAAAAATTTGTTTGGGATCAATGACATGGGGGCGCCAGAATACGGAGGCCGAAGGTCATGAGCAAATGGATTATGCACTTACTCAGGGTGTCAACTTTATTGATACTGCAGAGATGTATAGCGTGCCTTTTCAAGAGAAAACGTACGGCGCAACAGAAAAAGTGATAGGAAATTGGCTAGCCAAAAATAAGAATCGAGATCAGATTGTTCTTGCCTCAAAGATTACTGGCCCTAGCCCAACATTTGCTTCTGTAAGAGATAACCTCGGTTTTTCTAAAGAAGCTATAGATGATGCATTGCATAAGAGCTTAAAACGTCTCCAGACGGATTATCTTGATTTATACCAATTACACTGGCCAGAGCGTAACACAAATTTCTTTGGAAAACGAGGGTACACTCACAATCCAGATGAGCAGTGGAATGATAACATTGCAGAGATTCTTGAATCACTAAACACCTATGTCAAGCAAGGGAAAATTAGAAATATAGGACTTTCTAACGAATCTCCTTTTGGCTTGATGCGTTTTGTAGAGGAAGCTAGAAAAGGTGCGCCAAAGGTTGTAACCGTTCAAAATCCTTATAACCTTCTTAATAGAAAGGATGAGATAGGTCTTACAGAAGGCTTACATCGCGAGAATGTAGGTTTACTACCATATTCTCCTCTTGGTTTTGGACAGCTTACAGGAAAATATCTAGACGGTTATCCAGAAGATGCACGTGTGACTTTGTTCCCTAACTACAATCGTTACCATAACGACAACGCATTTGAAGCAACACGTCGTTACAAAAAGATTGCAGATGAGCATGGATTGAGTCTTACACAAATGGCACTTGCGTTTGTGACAGATAGACCTTTTGTGACTGGTAATATTATAGGGGCTACAAGTATGGAGCAACTTAAAGAAAACATCGGTAGTGCAAATATCACACTATCTGAAGAGGTTTTAAAAGCGATAGACGAGGTGCACGCAGCAATACCAAACCCTGCGCCATAA
- a CDS encoding lysylphosphatidylglycerol synthase transmembrane domain-containing protein, protein MGVFLVWYQLSKMTAVERSDMWEAIKMVNPLWIVISLLFGLFSHFSRAYRWKYLLEPLGYKPKFITSFMAIMIGYFANTFIIRSGEVLRGVSLSNTDNIPFEKAFGTIVAERIADLIVLLLIMTTAVILQSTALVAYFQENANPTGFIILLAVGLTAGIFGLRLLKKSSHPLIQKIRNFGLGLLDGVKSILNMQHNTSFILHTLFIWGMYIGMFWIMKYTVPGTAEAPLGVILASFVIGAFAMSATNAGMGLYPIAMAAIFTFFGYEDGATFGWLLWGTQTIFNVIIGGICALILLLIKRR, encoded by the coding sequence GTGGGAGTTTTTTTGGTTTGGTACCAACTTAGTAAAATGACTGCGGTAGAGCGCAGTGATATGTGGGAAGCGATAAAAATGGTAAATCCTTTATGGATTGTCATCTCGCTGCTATTTGGTTTATTTAGTCATTTTTCTCGAGCTTACCGCTGGAAATATTTACTAGAACCTTTAGGGTACAAGCCTAAGTTCATCACCAGCTTTATGGCTATTATGATTGGCTATTTTGCAAATACATTTATTATTAGATCAGGCGAGGTTTTAAGAGGGGTGAGTCTTTCAAATACAGATAATATTCCTTTTGAAAAAGCCTTTGGAACTATTGTAGCAGAGCGCATTGCAGATCTCATCGTACTGCTACTCATCATGACTACCGCCGTAATATTACAATCTACAGCGCTCGTAGCTTATTTTCAAGAGAATGCAAATCCCACTGGTTTTATCATACTACTTGCTGTAGGTCTTACTGCTGGAATTTTTGGTTTACGATTACTCAAAAAGTCTTCACATCCCTTGATTCAGAAAATTAGAAACTTTGGACTCGGACTTCTTGATGGGGTAAAAAGTATTTTAAACATGCAGCACAACACTTCATTTATACTACATACTTTATTTATATGGGGTATGTATATAGGTATGTTTTGGATCATGAAATATACGGTACCTGGCACTGCAGAGGCTCCACTAGGGGTTATTCTAGCTTCCTTTGTAATAGGTGCATTTGCAATGAGTGCTACAAATGCTGGAATGGGTCTATATCCTATAGCTATGGCTGCAATATTTACCTTTTTTGGATACGAAGATGGCGCAACCTTTGGCTGGCTCCTTTGGGGAACCCAAACTATTTTTAATGTAATTATAGGAGGTATTTGCGCACTTATCTTACTGCTTATTAAAAGACGGTAA
- a CDS encoding exodeoxyribonuclease III, translating into MKIISYNVNGIRAALRKDFATWLQHTDPDVVLLQETKATPDQVDTAVFESLGYEHYWFSAQKKGYSGVAILTKKTPKNVVYGTGIESMDFEGRNIRVDFDDVSVMSMYLPSGTNSARLEHKLEYMSLLQDYVNEIKLDVPNLVIGGDYNICHEAIDIHDPVRNKNVSGFLPVEREWISNFMDSGFIDSFRHLNKEPDNYTWWSYRANARANNKGWRIDYNMVSEPLRNNIERAVILSDAVHSDHCPHMVELKLS; encoded by the coding sequence ATGAAAATTATCTCTTATAACGTAAACGGTATCCGTGCAGCTTTGCGCAAAGATTTTGCCACCTGGTTGCAACACACAGATCCAGATGTGGTGCTGTTGCAAGAGACAAAAGCAACGCCAGACCAAGTAGATACAGCAGTTTTTGAAAGCCTAGGTTATGAGCATTACTGGTTTAGTGCACAAAAAAAAGGATACAGTGGCGTGGCTATTCTCACGAAGAAAACGCCTAAAAATGTAGTTTATGGAACGGGAATCGAATCCATGGATTTTGAAGGTAGAAACATAAGAGTAGACTTTGATGATGTTTCTGTGATGAGCATGTATTTACCTTCAGGTACAAATAGTGCTCGTTTAGAGCATAAACTGGAATACATGTCGTTATTACAAGATTATGTAAACGAGATCAAGCTGGATGTGCCTAATCTTGTGATAGGTGGCGATTATAATATTTGTCACGAAGCTATCGATATTCATGATCCCGTGCGTAATAAAAACGTGAGTGGCTTTTTACCCGTAGAGCGTGAGTGGATAAGTAATTTTATGGACAGTGGTTTTATAGACTCTTTTCGTCATCTTAACAAGGAGCCAGACAATTATACTTGGTGGAGTTATCGTGCAAATGCGCGAGCAAATAACAAAGGATGGCGCATAGATTATAATATGGTAAGCGAGCCGCTAAGAAATAATATTGAACGAGCTGTGATTCTCTCTGATGCTGTGCACAGTGACCACTGCCCTCATATGGTAGAACTAAAATTATCTTAA
- a CDS encoding OmpA family protein has protein sequence MFKKSLLILLAVSTLASCVPAKKFKDLEASYSRLRKDNRSLEDNVKDLKAELKKRNEIYDKVSKDLASSMIRVEELEGEYASAKANLEQLQASYNALESNSSATIAENSQKNRQLLAELETKQNDLAEKTAALEAERNRLEKLEKDLADRSARVDELEGVIAAKDATMRALKESISKALTDFEGKGLTVEQRDGKVYVSLENKLLFDSGSWTVGANGTKAVKQLGSVLADNPDIAVLIEGHTDNVPYGGSGNLAGNWDLSAKRATAIVEILRTNRDIDPKNLTAAGRGEYAPVAENDTAENKAKNRRIEVILTPKLDEVTALLNDID, from the coding sequence ATGTTTAAAAAATCTCTTCTCATACTGCTTGCAGTAAGTACACTTGCTTCTTGTGTTCCTGCAAAAAAATTTAAAGATCTTGAAGCAAGCTATAGTAGGCTGCGCAAGGATAACCGTAGCCTTGAGGATAATGTAAAGGACTTAAAAGCCGAGCTCAAGAAAAGGAATGAGATTTATGATAAGGTGTCAAAAGATCTAGCCTCAAGTATGATTAGAGTAGAGGAGTTAGAAGGTGAGTACGCTTCCGCGAAAGCTAATCTAGAACAACTACAAGCAAGTTATAACGCACTAGAATCCAATAGTAGTGCGACTATAGCCGAAAATTCTCAGAAAAACAGACAACTTCTAGCCGAACTAGAGACAAAACAAAACGATCTTGCAGAAAAAACTGCTGCTCTTGAAGCAGAACGTAATCGTCTTGAGAAGTTAGAAAAAGATCTTGCAGATCGCTCTGCGAGAGTAGATGAGCTAGAAGGTGTAATTGCAGCAAAAGATGCCACAATGAGAGCGCTTAAAGAATCTATCTCAAAGGCACTTACAGACTTTGAAGGAAAAGGGCTTACCGTAGAGCAGCGTGATGGTAAAGTATATGTATCACTTGAGAATAAACTTTTATTTGATTCTGGTAGCTGGACCGTAGGCGCAAACGGAACAAAGGCGGTAAAGCAATTAGGTAGCGTGCTAGCAGATAATCCCGACATCGCTGTTCTTATCGAGGGACATACAGATAATGTGCCTTACGGAGGTAGCGGAAATCTAGCTGGAAACTGGGACCTCTCTGCAAAAAGAGCAACAGCTATTGTTGAAATTTTACGCACAAACAGAGATATAGACCCTAAGAATCTAACAGCAGCGGGCCGTGGAGAATATGCTCCCGTAGCTGAAAATGACACTGCAGAGAACAAAGCAAAAAATAGGCGTATAGAAGTAATCCTAACGCCTAAACTTGATGAGGTGACTGCTTTACTTAATGATATTGATTAG
- a CDS encoding proprotein convertase P-domain-containing protein, whose protein sequence is MMKKIYSLLFAVLLGFSLGVSAQQSKPVGPFSVTTAATVTQMPSIQSRSKLIPSVDKGIKVQDGRATRNEILIGKGSKGADALAQSKHRTSGTVPGRMPSLVVETALSNSQPTDPSGAVGPDHYFAVFNTGFRIFDKDGNALTEKLGTENIFPASGCCDLTVSYDNLANRWVVSFLGNGVQIAISSGANPMTSNWTVYNFPNISDYNKLSVWRDGYYVTENTGGSTKLWVLERSYNFDGSPDAEARMAGFELPGIVINGFHSPQALNITNDNHPTTGGCPIVYLQDDAWNGVDTDHIKLWEATMDWDNVENSTVSPPLEIAVTEFTSVFDGGAFANLTQPNGGQDIDALQATIMNQAQFRKFDGHNSGVFNFVVDTDISGQELAGIRWIELRQDVDGGTWSLFQEGTYTAPDGKHAWHGSMAMDSEGNIGLGYTSMAGPTTPTDGSVDLVLSSYYTGRFASDAPGTMSIEETLIAKGSGNIPGAERYGDYGKMDVDPITDKEFWFLNEYVGANGRANVLGVFQLAPELTNDVAVTSIDSPVNGNLGNSEVVTITIYNLGSADASNFDVTYQVDGGAIVTETFTGTIPPSSSMQYTFTTTADFSIQEQSYQLTAATNYSIDEDNSNDATTRTILNVTPLDIGVVGIVSPSTGDNLGIETVTVTIRNFGSVSQTGFDVSYTLDGGTAITETVTATVDPLEEIDFNFVTGVDVSEIADYTISAFTALNGDTDSSNDAASSTFSNLSCLTTVNTTTQEIGPDADVITESVITVTNDFIITDVNVLIDVTHTYNQDLVIELIAPDGTTVELANRVGGNEDNFTNTLFDSESDNPIQNGAAPFTGVFAPSGSLEVLNGLTSAGEWTLRITDNVNEDGGSLNNWSIQLCAAEALSVPNPFLEETDLVVVSKGKNQFNVTLNTTEFNQRLDLNVYNLLGQRMLNHRLFNTGSGYYYDLDMSYAAKGVYLVKVGTGDVGKVKRIIVQ, encoded by the coding sequence ATGATGAAAAAAATTTACTCTCTGCTTTTTGCAGTTCTCTTAGGCTTTAGCTTAGGGGTATCGGCACAGCAATCTAAACCTGTTGGGCCATTTTCTGTAACCACAGCAGCTACAGTAACACAGATGCCGTCAATACAATCAAGGTCTAAATTAATTCCATCAGTAGATAAAGGGATAAAGGTTCAAGATGGTCGCGCTACTAGAAATGAGATTTTAATAGGCAAAGGAAGTAAAGGGGCTGATGCACTTGCACAAAGTAAACACAGAACATCTGGTACTGTGCCTGGAAGAATGCCTAGTCTTGTTGTTGAGACGGCATTGTCTAATTCTCAACCTACTGATCCGTCTGGAGCTGTAGGGCCTGATCATTATTTTGCCGTATTTAACACTGGATTTAGAATTTTTGATAAGGACGGTAATGCTCTAACAGAGAAATTAGGGACAGAAAATATTTTTCCAGCTTCAGGTTGTTGTGACCTTACGGTGTCATATGACAACTTAGCAAATAGATGGGTGGTTTCTTTCCTTGGGAATGGGGTGCAGATTGCAATTTCAAGTGGAGCTAATCCAATGACTTCAAATTGGACTGTATATAACTTTCCAAATATATCGGACTATAATAAGTTATCTGTTTGGAGAGATGGTTACTATGTAACGGAAAACACTGGTGGATCAACGAAGTTGTGGGTGCTAGAAAGATCATACAATTTTGACGGATCGCCAGATGCTGAAGCTAGAATGGCTGGTTTTGAATTGCCAGGTATTGTTATCAACGGTTTTCACAGCCCACAAGCACTTAATATTACAAACGATAATCATCCCACAACTGGAGGATGTCCTATTGTTTATTTACAAGATGATGCTTGGAACGGAGTAGATACAGATCATATTAAATTATGGGAAGCTACTATGGATTGGGATAATGTTGAAAACTCTACGGTATCTCCTCCTTTAGAAATTGCCGTTACAGAATTTACATCTGTATTTGATGGGGGAGCTTTTGCAAATCTAACGCAGCCTAATGGCGGTCAAGATATAGATGCATTGCAAGCTACTATCATGAATCAGGCGCAGTTTAGAAAATTTGATGGGCATAACTCAGGAGTATTTAATTTTGTTGTAGATACAGATATCTCAGGACAAGAACTGGCAGGAATCCGCTGGATAGAACTTCGTCAAGATGTTGATGGTGGAACATGGTCTCTATTTCAAGAAGGAACTTATACGGCACCTGATGGTAAACATGCTTGGCATGGATCTATGGCTATGGATTCAGAAGGAAATATAGGGTTAGGTTACACATCTATGGCTGGACCTACAACACCAACAGATGGAAGTGTTGATCTTGTCTTGAGCTCATACTATACTGGACGCTTTGCTAGTGATGCTCCTGGAACAATGAGTATCGAAGAAACACTTATTGCCAAAGGTTCTGGAAATATACCAGGAGCAGAGCGTTACGGAGATTACGGTAAAATGGATGTTGACCCTATTACTGATAAAGAATTTTGGTTTTTAAATGAGTATGTTGGGGCAAATGGACGTGCAAATGTACTTGGCGTTTTTCAACTAGCACCTGAGCTTACTAATGACGTTGCTGTGACAAGTATTGACAGTCCAGTAAATGGTAATCTAGGTAACTCTGAAGTTGTTACAATAACTATTTATAATTTGGGATCTGCAGATGCTTCTAATTTTGACGTTACTTACCAAGTTGATGGTGGAGCTATAGTAACAGAAACGTTTACAGGTACCATACCACCATCCTCGTCAATGCAATATACATTTACCACTACAGCAGACTTTTCAATACAAGAACAATCGTATCAACTTACAGCTGCTACAAACTATAGTATTGATGAAGATAACTCAAATGATGCTACAACTAGGACAATATTAAATGTAACACCTTTAGATATTGGCGTTGTAGGTATTGTATCTCCTTCTACTGGTGATAATTTAGGGATAGAGACAGTAACAGTAACAATTAGAAACTTTGGGTCTGTAAGTCAGACGGGATTTGATGTTTCTTACACATTAGACGGTGGTACCGCTATTACCGAAACTGTAACTGCAACTGTTGATCCTCTTGAAGAAATTGATTTCAATTTTGTAACAGGTGTAGATGTTTCTGAAATAGCAGATTATACTATAAGTGCATTTACTGCCCTTAATGGTGATACAGATTCTTCAAATGATGCCGCAAGCAGCACATTCTCAAATTTATCTTGCTTGACTACTGTAAATACAACTACCCAAGAAATTGGTCCTGATGCAGATGTTATAACAGAATCTGTTATAACGGTAACTAATGACTTTATTATTACAGATGTAAATGTGTTGATAGATGTGACTCATACGTATAATCAGGATTTGGTAATCGAGCTCATTGCGCCAGATGGCACAACGGTAGAACTTGCTAATCGAGTAGGAGGAAATGAAGACAATTTTACAAATACCTTGTTTGATAGTGAGTCAGATAATCCAATTCAAAATGGCGCAGCTCCATTTACAGGTGTTTTTGCACCTAGTGGTTCCCTTGAAGTATTAAATGGTTTGACATCTGCAGGGGAGTGGACTCTTCGTATTACTGATAACGTAAATGAAGATGGCGGGTCCCTTAATAATTGGTCTATCCAACTATGTGCTGCAGAGGCGCTTTCTGTTCCAAATCCTTTCTTAGAAGAAACAGATTTAGTAGTAGTGTCAAAAGGGAAGAACCAGTTTAATGTGACTTTAAATACAACAGAATTTAATCAACGTTTAGATCTTAATGTATATAACCTATTGGGTCAACGAATGCTTAACCATAGGCTCTTTAACACAGGAAGTGGCTATTATTACGACTTAGATATGTCTTACGCTGCAAAAGGTGTCTATCTTGTAAAAGTTGGAACAGGAGATGTAGGGAAGGTAAAACGCATCATTGTTCAATAA
- the panD gene encoding aspartate 1-decarboxylase, protein MLVNVVKSKIHRVKVTGAELHYIGSITIDEDLMDASNIIEGERVQIVNVTNGERLETYAIPGPRKSGEITLNGAAARKVAKGDTLILIVYAFMEVEEAKKFKPTLCFPNEETNLLN, encoded by the coding sequence ATGCTAGTAAATGTTGTAAAATCAAAAATACACCGCGTTAAAGTAACGGGTGCCGAGTTACATTATATTGGAAGTATTACCATTGATGAAGACTTGATGGACGCTTCAAATATAATTGAAGGAGAACGTGTACAAATTGTAAACGTAACAAACGGAGAGCGTCTTGAGACATATGCAATCCCTGGACCAAGAAAGAGTGGAGAAATCACCTTAAACGGTGCTGCTGCTCGTAAAGTTGCAAAAGGAGATACGCTTATCTTAATTGTATATGCTTTTATGGAAGTAGAAGAAGCAAAAAAGTTTAAACCTACTTTATGCTTCCCTAATGAAGAAACAAACTTGCTCAACTAA